A section of the Citrobacter farmeri genome encodes:
- the glpX gene encoding class II fructose-bisphosphatase encodes MRRELAIEFSRVTEAAALAGYKWLGRGDKNTADGAAVNAMRIMLNQVNIDGTIVIGEGEIDEAPMLYIGEKVGTGRGDAVDIAVDPIEGTRMTAMGQANALAVLAVGDKGCFLNAPDMYMEKLIVGPGAKGSIDLNLSLEENLRNVANALGKPLSELTVTILAKPRHDDVIAEMARLGVRVFAIPDGDVAASILTCMPDSEVDVLYGIGGAPEGVVSAAVIRALDGDMQGRLLARHDVKGDSEENRRIGEQELARCKAMGIEAGKALRLDEMARSDNVIFSATGITKGDLLEGISRKGNIATTETLLIRGKSRTIRRIQSIHYLDRKDPDVQAHIL; translated from the coding sequence ATGAGACGAGAACTTGCCATCGAATTTTCCCGCGTAACCGAAGCGGCGGCGCTGGCTGGCTACAAATGGTTAGGACGCGGTGACAAAAACACCGCCGACGGCGCTGCGGTCAACGCCATGCGCATTATGCTAAACCAGGTCAACATTGACGGGACCATCGTGATCGGTGAAGGCGAGATCGACGAAGCGCCGATGCTCTACATCGGTGAGAAAGTCGGTACCGGCCGCGGCGATGCGGTAGATATTGCTGTCGACCCCATCGAAGGCACGCGAATGACAGCGATGGGCCAAGCCAACGCGCTGGCCGTTCTGGCCGTCGGTGACAAGGGCTGCTTCCTGAATGCACCGGATATGTACATGGAAAAACTGATCGTTGGCCCAGGCGCGAAAGGCAGCATCGACCTCAATCTGTCGCTGGAGGAGAATCTGCGCAATGTCGCTAACGCGCTGGGCAAACCGCTGAGCGAATTGACGGTGACGATTCTGGCAAAACCCCGCCACGATGACGTCATTGCAGAAATGGCGAGGCTGGGTGTGCGCGTTTTTGCGATTCCCGATGGCGATGTTGCTGCTTCGATCCTGACCTGTATGCCGGACAGCGAGGTGGATGTGCTGTACGGAATTGGCGGTGCGCCAGAAGGCGTAGTATCTGCTGCAGTGATCCGCGCGCTGGACGGCGACATGCAGGGCCGTCTGCTGGCACGTCATGATGTCAAAGGCGACAGCGAAGAGAACCGCCGTATCGGTGAACAGGAGCTGGCGCGCTGTAAGGCTATGGGTATCGAAGCCGGTAAAGCGCTGCGTCTGGATGAGATGGCGCGCAGCGACAACGTCATCTTCTCCGCAACCGGCATCACTAAAGGCGATCTGCTGGAAGGGATTAGTCGTAAAGGTAATATCGCAACCACCGAAACGCTGTTGATCCGCGGTAAATCACGCACCATTCGCCGCATTCAGTCGATTCACTACCTCGATCGTAAAGACCCGGACGTGCAGGCGCACATCCTGTAA
- the glpF gene encoding glycerol uptake facilitator protein GlpF, with product MSQTSTLKGQCIAEFLGTGLLIFFGVGCVAALKVAGASFGQWEISVIWGLGVAMAIYLTAGVSGAHLNPAVTIALWLFACFDKRKVVPFILSQFAGAFCAAALVYGLYYNLFADFEQTHHIVRGSIESVDLAGTFSTYPNPHINFVQAFAVEMVITAILMGLILALTDDGNGVPRGPLAPLLIGLLIAVIGASMGPLTGFAMNPARDIGPKAFAWLAGWGNVAFTGGKDIPYFLVPLFGPIVGAILGAFAYRKLIGRHLPCDTCAVEEKETTTTSQQKASL from the coding sequence ATGAGTCAAACATCAACCTTGAAAGGCCAGTGCATTGCTGAATTCCTCGGTACCGGGTTGTTGATTTTCTTCGGTGTGGGGTGTGTCGCTGCGCTTAAAGTCGCGGGTGCGTCTTTTGGGCAGTGGGAAATCAGCGTCATCTGGGGACTGGGGGTAGCCATGGCTATTTACCTGACCGCAGGTGTGTCTGGCGCACATCTCAACCCGGCAGTCACGATTGCATTGTGGCTGTTTGCGTGTTTCGACAAGCGCAAAGTTGTTCCTTTTATCCTTTCTCAATTTGCCGGTGCCTTTTGCGCAGCGGCGTTAGTTTACGGGCTTTACTACAATCTTTTCGCCGACTTCGAACAAACGCACCACATTGTACGTGGCAGCATTGAGAGTGTTGATCTGGCCGGCACTTTCTCAACGTATCCCAATCCACATATCAATTTTGTGCAGGCCTTCGCGGTTGAAATGGTGATTACCGCTATCCTGATGGGGCTTATCCTGGCGCTGACTGATGACGGTAACGGTGTACCGCGTGGCCCGCTGGCGCCTTTGTTGATTGGTTTACTGATTGCGGTTATCGGCGCATCCATGGGCCCACTGACCGGGTTTGCGATGAACCCGGCACGTGACATCGGTCCAAAAGCGTTCGCCTGGCTCGCGGGCTGGGGTAACGTAGCCTTCACCGGTGGCAAAGATATTCCTTACTTCCTGGTGCCGCTGTTTGGCCCCATCGTTGGCGCTATTTTGGGCGCTTTCGCCTATCGCAAGCTGATCGGTCGCCATTTGCCGTGCGATACCTGTGCCGTGGAAGAGAAGGAAACCACGACCACTTCACAACAAAAAGCTTCGCTGTAA
- the tpiA gene encoding triose-phosphate isomerase, with amino-acid sequence MRHPLVMGNWKLNGSRHMVNELIANLRKELAGVAGCAVAIAPPEMYIDLAKHAAAGSHILLGAQNVDLNLSGAFTGETSAEMLKDIGAQYIIIGHSERRTYHKESDELIAKKFAVLKEQGLTPVLCIGETEAENEAGKTEEVCARQIDAVLKTQGAAAFEGVVIAYEPVWAIGTGKSATPAQAQAVHKFIRDHIAKADAKIAEQVIIQYGGSVNAANAAELFTQPDIDGALVGGASLKADAFAVIVKAAEAAKQA; translated from the coding sequence ATGCGACATCCTTTAGTGATGGGTAACTGGAAACTGAACGGCAGCCGCCACATGGTAAACGAACTGATTGCTAACCTGCGTAAAGAGCTGGCTGGCGTCGCAGGTTGTGCGGTAGCGATCGCGCCGCCGGAAATGTACATCGACCTGGCAAAACACGCTGCGGCCGGTAGCCACATCCTTCTGGGCGCACAGAACGTTGACCTGAACCTGTCCGGCGCATTTACCGGTGAAACAAGTGCTGAAATGTTGAAAGACATCGGCGCGCAGTACATCATCATCGGCCACTCTGAGCGTCGTACTTACCACAAAGAGTCTGACGAACTGATCGCGAAAAAATTCGCCGTGCTGAAAGAGCAGGGCCTGACTCCGGTTCTGTGCATCGGTGAAACCGAAGCCGAAAACGAAGCGGGCAAAACGGAAGAAGTGTGCGCACGTCAGATCGACGCCGTTCTGAAAACCCAGGGTGCTGCGGCATTCGAAGGCGTGGTTATCGCTTACGAACCTGTTTGGGCAATCGGCACCGGCAAATCTGCAACCCCAGCGCAGGCACAGGCTGTTCACAAATTCATCCGCGACCACATTGCTAAAGCGGACGCGAAAATTGCTGAACAGGTTATCATCCAGTACGGCGGTTCCGTAAACGCAGCCAATGCGGCAGAACTGTTCACTCAGCCGGACATCGACGGCGCGCTGGTTGGCGGTGCGTCTCTGAAAGCTGACGCTTTTGCTGTGATCGTGAAAGCGGCTGAAGCGGCAAAACAGGCTTAA
- a CDS encoding YiiQ family protein, whose amino-acid sequence MKPGCSLFLLLFSAMFSSPPALAAEPLTATTAPYLLAGAPTFDLSISQFRENFNAQNHKLTLNEFRAIDSSRDKANLTRAASKINENLYASTALERGTLKIKSMQITWLPIQGPEQKAAKAKALEYMAAVIRTIAPLLTKEQSQKKLQKLLIAGKNKRYYAETDGAIRYVVADNGEKGLTFAVEPIKLALSENLDGSN is encoded by the coding sequence ATGAAGCCAGGATGTTCACTGTTTTTATTATTATTTTCTGCGATGTTCTCCAGCCCCCCGGCGCTGGCGGCTGAGCCATTGACGGCCACCACCGCACCGTATTTGCTCGCTGGAGCCCCCACGTTTGATCTTTCCATCAGCCAGTTTCGCGAAAACTTTAATGCGCAAAATCACAAACTTACCTTAAACGAATTCCGGGCGATCGACAGCAGTCGCGACAAAGCCAACCTCACCCGCGCGGCCAGCAAAATTAATGAAAATCTCTATGCCTCAACCGCCCTTGAGCGCGGAACATTGAAGATCAAGAGTATGCAAATAACCTGGCTACCGATTCAGGGGCCGGAACAAAAAGCGGCGAAAGCCAAAGCGCTGGAGTATATGGCGGCGGTGATCCGCACCATCGCCCCCTTGCTGACCAAAGAGCAAAGTCAGAAAAAGCTACAGAAGCTACTCATCGCCGGGAAAAACAAGCGCTATTACGCGGAGACCGACGGCGCGATTCGCTATGTTGTCGCAGATAACGGCGAAAAGGGGCTGACCTTCGCAGTTGAACCGATTAAGCTGGCGTTATCTGAAAACCTGGATGGGTCCAATTGA
- a CDS encoding DUF805 domain-containing protein codes for MTLQQWLFSFKGRIGRRDFWIWMALWIISMVVLFSLESQKLLPDQIAPFALVCLLWPTAAVTVKRLHDRGRSGLWALLIILAWMLLAGNWAILPGMWQWVVGRFVPTLILIMTIIDLGAFVGTQGENKYGKDTQDVKFR; via the coding sequence ATGACCCTACAGCAGTGGTTATTCTCATTTAAAGGGCGTATTGGACGCCGTGATTTCTGGATCTGGATGGCGCTGTGGATTATCAGCATGGTGGTTCTGTTTTCGCTCGAGAGTCAAAAATTACTCCCCGATCAGATCGCTCCCTTTGCCCTGGTGTGTCTGCTCTGGCCGACGGCGGCGGTCACAGTGAAACGTCTGCACGATCGTGGGCGTTCGGGGTTGTGGGCGTTATTGATTATTCTTGCCTGGATGCTGTTAGCCGGCAACTGGGCCATTCTGCCGGGGATGTGGCAATGGGTGGTCGGACGCTTTGTGCCGACGCTGATCCTCATCATGACAATTATCGATTTGGGGGCATTTGTCGGCACCCAGGGCGAAAATAAATACGGCAAAGACACGCAGGATGTGAAGTTCAGATAA
- the zapB gene encoding septal ring assembly protein ZapB, with the protein MTMSLEVFEKLEAKVQQAIDTITLLQMEIEELKEKNNSLVQEVQSAQHSREELERENQSLREQQNGWQDRLQALLGRMEEV; encoded by the coding sequence ATGACCATGTCTTTAGAAGTGTTTGAGAAACTGGAAGCAAAAGTACAGCAGGCGATTGATACCATCACCTTGTTGCAGATGGAAATTGAAGAGCTGAAAGAGAAGAACAACTCGCTGGTGCAGGAAGTGCAATCTGCACAGCACAGCCGCGAAGAGCTTGAGCGCGAAAATCAGTCTCTGAGAGAACAGCAGAATGGCTGGCAGGATCGTCTGCAGGCATTGCTGGGCCGCATGGAAGAAGTCTAA
- a CDS encoding DASS family sodium-coupled anion symporter — protein MDRLTPIRCWPAVISSVITLTIWFIIPCPADVTPQAWHLLALFIGTIAAIIGKAMPIGAIAVVAIMLVAMTGVTNPGKPAAALNDALSGFSNQLIWLIGLSIMLSQSLLKTGLGARIGYGFIALFGKRTLGIAWALTLAETLIAPVTPSNTARGGGIIHPVMRAIADSLGSHPGNSENGSTGRYLALVNYNINPISSAMFITATAPNPLIVTFLTQGTDGVLNMTWGMWAIAALLPAVVSLLVMPIVIWWLYPPAITRTPNAPQFARQKLDLLGPLSLAEKITLAVFILLLCLWAGVPALIMGSGWTVNPTSAALIGLSILLLSGVLNWEDILKCRGAWDTIVWFAALVMMADFLSKLGLVGWLATSVGTAINHLGVHWSIATLLLILLYVYSHYFFASTTAHITAMFSAFFIAGLGLGAPPALLGLMLGFSSSLMMSLTHYGTGTAPIIFGSGYVTLAEWWKAGLVMSVVNLTIWAVTGAFWWHWLGYW, from the coding sequence ATGGACAGATTGACCCCCATTCGCTGTTGGCCCGCCGTTATCTCGAGCGTTATCACACTGACCATCTGGTTTATCATCCCATGTCCTGCGGACGTGACGCCACAGGCGTGGCATCTGCTGGCGCTGTTTATCGGCACTATTGCGGCCATTATCGGTAAAGCCATGCCCATTGGGGCGATTGCCGTTGTGGCGATCATGCTGGTGGCGATGACTGGCGTGACGAATCCCGGTAAGCCCGCTGCGGCGCTTAACGATGCGCTAAGTGGCTTTTCCAACCAACTGATCTGGTTGATTGGTTTATCGATCATGCTGTCGCAAAGCTTGCTGAAAACAGGGCTCGGTGCGCGTATCGGCTACGGATTTATTGCGTTGTTTGGTAAGCGGACCTTAGGTATTGCGTGGGCATTAACGCTCGCAGAAACGCTGATTGCTCCGGTCACCCCAAGCAACACGGCGCGCGGTGGCGGTATTATCCACCCGGTTATGCGGGCCATCGCCGACAGCCTCGGTTCGCATCCTGGCAACAGTGAAAATGGTTCAACGGGCCGCTATCTGGCGCTGGTGAATTACAACATTAACCCGATCAGTTCGGCGATGTTCATCACCGCAACCGCTCCTAACCCTCTCATTGTCACCTTTTTGACTCAGGGGACGGATGGGGTACTGAACATGACCTGGGGGATGTGGGCTATTGCGGCGCTCCTTCCGGCGGTGGTTTCGCTACTGGTGATGCCCATTGTCATCTGGTGGCTCTACCCGCCCGCCATTACCCGCACGCCCAACGCGCCGCAGTTTGCCCGGCAAAAGCTGGATCTACTCGGCCCGCTGTCGCTGGCAGAGAAAATCACGCTGGCGGTGTTTATTTTGCTGCTCTGTCTGTGGGCTGGCGTTCCCGCGCTGATCATGGGCAGCGGCTGGACCGTGAACCCCACCAGTGCGGCGCTGATCGGTTTATCGATTCTGTTGCTCTCGGGGGTCTTAAACTGGGAGGACATTCTTAAGTGTCGCGGTGCCTGGGATACCATTGTCTGGTTTGCCGCGCTGGTCATGATGGCGGATTTCCTCAGTAAACTGGGTCTGGTCGGCTGGCTGGCAACGAGTGTGGGCACGGCGATCAATCATCTTGGCGTCCACTGGAGTATCGCGACGCTGCTGTTGATCCTGCTTTACGTCTATTCTCACTACTTTTTTGCCAGCACCACGGCGCATATCACGGCCATGTTCTCCGCTTTCTTCATCGCGGGGTTAGGTCTGGGCGCGCCACCGGCCCTGCTGGGGCTGATGCTCGGTTTCTCATCCTCGCTGATGATGTCGCTCACCCACTACGGTACGGGCACTGCGCCAATCATTTTTGGCTCTGGCTATGTCACGCTGGCGGAATGGTGGAAAGCGGGGCTGGTGATGAGTGTCGTGAACCTGACTATCTGGGCGGTGACCGGGGCTTTCTGGTGGCACTGGCTGGGGTATTGGTAA
- the glpK gene encoding glycerol kinase GlpK, with protein sequence MTEKKYIVALDQGTTSSRAVVMDHDANIVSVSQREFEQIYPKAGWVEHDPMEIWATQSSTLVEVLAKADISSDQIAAIGITNQRETTIVWERETGKPIYNAIVWQCRRTADICERLKRDGMEEYIRNNTGLVIDPYFSGTKVKWILDHVEGSRERARRGELLFGTVDTWLIWKMTQGRVHVTDYTNASRTMLFNIHTLDWDDKMLDALDIPRAMLPEVRRSSEVYGQTNIGGKGGTRIPISGIAGDQQAALFGQLCVKEGMAKNTYGTGCFMLMNTGEKAVKSENGLLTTIACGPTGEVNYALEGAVFMAGASIQWLRDEMKLISDAFDSEYFATKVKDTNGVYVVPAFTGLGAPYWDPYARGAIFGLTRGVNSNHIIRATLESIAYQTRDVLEAMQADSGIRLHALRVDGGAVANNFLMQFQSDILGTRVERPEVREVTALGAAYLAGLAVGFWQNLDELQEKAVIEREFRPGIETTERNYRYSGWKKAVKRALAWEDHEE encoded by the coding sequence ATGACTGAGAAAAAGTATATCGTTGCGCTCGACCAGGGAACCACCAGCTCCCGCGCCGTCGTGATGGATCATGATGCCAATATTGTGAGCGTTTCACAGCGCGAATTTGAGCAGATCTACCCGAAAGCAGGCTGGGTAGAACACGACCCAATGGAAATCTGGGCAACACAGAGCTCTACACTGGTGGAAGTGCTGGCCAAAGCGGACATCAGTTCCGATCAGATTGCAGCTATCGGGATTACTAACCAGCGTGAAACCACCATCGTCTGGGAACGTGAAACCGGTAAACCTATCTATAACGCGATTGTCTGGCAGTGTCGTCGTACCGCGGACATCTGCGAACGCCTGAAGCGCGATGGCATGGAAGAATACATCCGCAATAACACCGGTCTGGTCATTGACCCGTATTTTTCCGGCACCAAAGTGAAGTGGATCCTCGACCACGTCGAAGGCTCCCGTGAGCGCGCACGTCGCGGCGAACTGTTGTTCGGTACCGTTGATACCTGGCTTATCTGGAAAATGACCCAGGGACGCGTACACGTGACGGATTACACCAACGCCTCACGTACTATGCTGTTCAACATCCACACGCTGGACTGGGACGACAAAATGCTGGATGCACTGGATATTCCGCGCGCCATGCTGCCGGAAGTGCGTCGTTCTTCCGAAGTCTACGGTCAAACCAACATCGGCGGTAAAGGCGGCACGCGTATTCCGATCTCCGGCATCGCCGGTGACCAGCAGGCTGCGCTATTCGGCCAGCTGTGCGTGAAGGAAGGGATGGCGAAAAACACCTACGGCACTGGCTGCTTTATGCTGATGAACACCGGCGAGAAAGCGGTGAAGTCCGAGAACGGCCTGCTGACTACCATCGCCTGTGGCCCGACCGGAGAAGTGAACTACGCGCTGGAAGGCGCAGTGTTTATGGCGGGTGCCTCCATTCAGTGGCTACGTGATGAAATGAAGCTCATCAGCGACGCCTTCGATTCCGAGTATTTCGCGACCAAAGTGAAGGATACCAACGGCGTGTACGTGGTACCGGCCTTTACCGGTCTGGGCGCGCCTTACTGGGATCCGTATGCGCGCGGTGCGATCTTCGGTTTAACCCGTGGTGTGAACTCCAACCACATCATTCGCGCAACGCTGGAATCGATTGCCTACCAGACTCGCGACGTGCTGGAAGCGATGCAGGCAGACTCCGGTATTCGCCTGCACGCCCTGCGCGTGGACGGTGGCGCAGTTGCCAACAACTTCCTGATGCAGTTCCAGTCCGACATTCTTGGCACGCGCGTTGAGCGTCCGGAAGTGCGTGAAGTGACAGCGCTGGGCGCGGCCTACCTGGCCGGTCTGGCGGTTGGTTTCTGGCAGAACCTCGATGAGCTGCAGGAAAAAGCGGTTATCGAACGTGAATTCCGCCCTGGCATCGAAACCACCGAACGTAACTACCGTTACAGCGGCTGGAAGAAAGCGGTCAAACGCGCGCTGGCGTGGGAAGATCACGAAGAGTAA
- the fpr gene encoding ferredoxin--NADP(+) reductase encodes MADWVTGKVTKVQNWTDALFSLTVHAPVHPFTAGQFTKLGLEIDGERVQRAYSYVNAPDNPDLEFYLVTVPDGKLSPRLAALKPGDEVQVVSEAAGFFVLDEVPDCDTLWMLATGTAIGPYLSILQLGKDLDRFKNLVLVHAARYAADLSYLPLMQALQTRYEGKLRIQTVVSRETVAGSLTGRVPALIENGELEKAIGLPMDKETSHVMLCGNPQMVRDTQQLLKETRQMTKHLRRRPGHMTAEHYW; translated from the coding sequence ATGGCAGATTGGGTAACAGGCAAAGTCACAAAGGTACAGAACTGGACCGATGCCCTGTTTAGTCTGACCGTTCACGCCCCCGTTCATCCCTTCACCGCAGGTCAATTTACCAAGCTCGGTCTTGAGATTGACGGCGAGCGCGTCCAGCGCGCTTACTCGTATGTGAATGCCCCTGACAATCCCGATCTGGAGTTTTACCTGGTCACCGTACCTGACGGTAAACTGAGCCCGCGTCTGGCAGCACTGAAGCCTGGCGATGAGGTGCAAGTGGTGAGCGAAGCCGCTGGTTTCTTTGTGCTGGACGAGGTGCCAGACTGCGACACGCTGTGGATGCTGGCAACCGGCACCGCCATCGGTCCCTATTTATCGATTCTGCAGTTGGGTAAAGATCTCGATCGCTTCAAAAACCTGGTGCTGGTCCATGCCGCGCGCTATGCCGCTGATTTAAGCTACCTGCCGCTGATGCAGGCGCTGCAAACGCGCTACGAAGGCAAGCTACGGATCCAGACGGTGGTAAGCCGTGAGACGGTCGCAGGTTCACTGACCGGTCGCGTTCCGGCGCTGATTGAAAATGGCGAACTGGAAAAAGCGATAGGCTTACCGATGGATAAAGAGACCAGCCATGTGATGCTGTGCGGGAATCCGCAGATGGTTCGCGACACGCAGCAGTTGCTGAAAGAGACCCGCCAGATGACTAAACATTTACGCCGTCGACCGGGCCATATGACCGCAGAACACTACTGGTAA